The nucleotide sequence CCGAGTCTGTGCTTCATCACGTACTCGGTCCATCAGTCAGCCAAGCAAAAGGAGCGACGCTATTCCACCGCTACCGTCTTCCTCACGCTGGATAGTAAGGAGCAGGATTCCCTGAAGCGAGAGGAGGCCAAGAACCAAAAGATCAAGAACACCATCGTGAACGGAGTACTTCAGAACTCGGAGAACTCCACCAAAGAGCCCGAGCCCGACTGCATGGAGGAGAAAGAACTGACCAGCTCGGGCAAAAAGCCCGGCAAGTCCAAAATGAGACGGCAGGAGGGCATTTCCAGGTTttacatcatccaggtggtgttCAGAAACGCTCTGGAAATCGGCTTCCTGGTAGGCCAGTATTTCTTGTACGGATTCAACGTGCCCGCCGTGTACGAGTGCGATCGGTACCCGTGTATCAAAGAGGTGGAGTGTTACGTGTCCAGGCCCACGGAGAAAACCGTGTTCCTCGTCTTCATGTTCGCGGTCAGTGGCTTTTGCGTGGTTCTCAATCTGGCCGAGCTCAATCACTTGGGCTGGAGGAAGATCAAAACGGCCGTGAGGGGCGTGAGGGCCCGCAGGAAGTCCATCTACGAGATCCGGAACAAGGATTTGCCCCGGATGAGTATGCCCAATTTCGGCCGCACTCAGTCCAGTGACTCCGCCTACGTGTAAGCGCGCGGAACGAGAAACCCAAGCCTGCGCGCCGCTGAGATATCGAGAGCGTGGACGAGTCCCGTCGTCGCCACGTAAGGTTCATGAATTGCAAGAACACGGGGTAGGACTTTTTTTGTTACTGTTTTAAAGACTTCCTTGACAACTGTGGACGACAAACACGTTTGTAAAGCAGTTCACTACTGTATAATGCAACTTTTTAGCAACGTTTGTACTCTGAGACGTACACTAAGAGCAAACACTGATAGCTGAATGCGTATGGCCTCTCTATAAGCTGCGGTGACACTTTACATGGCACTGTCCGGGTTGCACAGAATGCATGCTATATGATTCATTACAATAACCTACGAGCGGCTCGGCGACAACTGCTGTGACGTGAACACTGACATGTGAAGTGTGACCGAGGAAGCTGCTCTGCTGTACTTGAAGGGAGTAAATACGTCTTGCACTAAAAAGTTAACGTGACGCTGACATAATATCACATTTGTGTGAGGCGACGCACATCGGGAGAGTCTTGACACACCATCCATATATCAAACGCTTCTGCTATGATTTCTTTCTTTTCGGTTGCCTGTACTGCACCGTTGACCTTAACGTAGACCATGTGGTTAACTCCATTGCAGATTTGCtggtgcgtgcgtgtgtgtgtgtgtgagcgcgtgTGAGAGAGCAGGGGTGAATTTGCTGCAAACGCTTAACGTCTGTGATCTCCTTAATTTCAACACCAAAGCGCCCTCTGCTTTCATCGGTGACGTGTTTTTTCGCGCTTAAGTGTAATCAAGTGCcatacttgtatataaatatatgcatatatacatataaaatctATTCTGAAGAATATAACCATATCCATAAAGCAGATTTATTGCTTGAATTATGCTTACCGCGTCCAGACTTGCTTTAGCTGTATTCGTTGTAAATGAACTGAAACTAGCATAATGCATTCTTTCTTCTCGATCATTTGGAAAATGGCCGATGGAAACAAATTGGCGAAACACTCCTCAGCAATGTTTTCTGCTCTGGTGCTGGTTTTTCACCGAACAGTAAGCCGAATAGATTCTTTTCGGGATTGATGTCCCATGGAAAAGCCCACGCCTGCTGGATCTCTTCCACCCTCCACGACAATGCaagcgtgtgtgtgagctctCTTTATGAACTGGCCTTGCTCAGAAACAAATTCCGGTGCATTATTTAAGTCAGATGTCATTTTCTTTATCCTGTTACCGTTTGAATGATTCTTTACGATTATGCCACCATATATTTAAGAAAAGCAAATGCGTGCACAGAGAGGAGGCATTCTCTGCATTTCTGAGCTTGAAGGGAAAGTATTGCATGTTTAAAAACTCATATGGACATTTTCAGCTAGGGGATGAAATCTATGCGGCGTTTGCTCGACCCCACAC is from Pseudorasbora parva isolate DD20220531a chromosome 10, ASM2467924v1, whole genome shotgun sequence and encodes:
- the LOC137091617 gene encoding gap junction delta-2 protein-like — encoded protein: MGEWTILERLLEAAVQQHSTMIGRILLTVVVIFRILIVAIVGETVYDDEQTMFVCNALQPGCNQACYDKAFPISHIRYWVFQIIMVCTPSLCFITYSVHQSAKQKERRYSTATVFLTLDSKEQDSLKREEAKNQKIKNTIVNGVLQNSENSTKEPEPDCMEEKELTSSGKKPGKSKMRRQEGISRFYIIQVVFRNALEIGFLVGQYFLYGFNVPAVYECDRYPCIKEVECYVSRPTEKTVFLVFMFAVSGFCVVLNLAELNHLGWRKIKTAVRGVRARRKSIYEIRNKDLPRMSMPNFGRTQSSDSAYV